The nucleotide window CATGTGTTTTTCTTGGGAAGTAAAGTTATATCATGGTCATCGAAGCAGCAAAGTACAATGGCATTATCAACAGCCGAAGCAGAATATATTTCAGCCACAAGTACAGCATGTGAAGCAGTTTGGATTAGAAGAATATTAGCAGATCTTCATCAAGAACAAAATACTCCAACAAAATTGTACTGTAATAACATGTCCACAATTGCCATGACAAACCCAGTCTTTCATAGCAGGTCAAAGCACATAGAACTTCGTCATCATTTTATCAGAAAATTGGTTGAAGACGGAGagattgaattgaaattctGTGGTACTGATGAGCAGATTACAAATGTTTTTACAAAAGAATTTCCAAGAGAGAAGTTCTACTATTTCATAGAAAAGCTAAATGTCGCAGAACAAATGCATTAAGAGGGAGTGTTAAACGTAATGCATTTTCTCCTTGTAAGATGTATCAGTTGTTAAGTAGAGTTGTGTCTCTTGAGAAGAGCTATGTTTAGGAAGAGTTGTATCTCATTAGAAGTCTAGAGTTGTGTCTGCAACTCTTGGAACTAATCCAAGAGTTATGTCTGTTATGAAAAGGTCTAAACGTTATTATAAATAGCCAATAAGATGGCCTAGTGttgtaatcttttttttttggaaatcaATAAAGCTTTAGTTTTCTGTTTAAAACTCTCTTCCATATCCTCTCATATCCATCTTTCTCCAACAGTTGGATCATGAGGGGCACTGGAGATACTGTGACTTTCTCTAAAATgtcaaagtgaaatttgagTGGTAATGCTCTATCACTCTGGTGTTTCCAATCCCAAAGAATAAGTTTCAAAGGTGGTTATCCACATGATCTCTGTTCAACACTGGTTCCTAAGTTTTATGGATCTTGTCATCTTCAACTCTGTGTGAACTAAATACATGTGGAGTTTGCTCACTGTTCTTGCACTGGTTGAATTTTattgtgtatattttttattttcttgtttgcaaGAACCCTCCTATGGGGCAGTGTTCTTACTGTGCGATCTTGTAATTCCTTCTCATATTAATAGATCTACTCtgttctaaaaataaataaataaatttcagaATATGGATGCTACTAAAAGTCGTCTGTACAtatgattcaattttttttttcccttctgaCATTGTTTCTTACTACTATGGAAGGAAACAGAATGGAATTCTTTGGTGCATCTTCTCTTCATGTATTGCAGTGTCAATAGATCCTTTGTTCTTTTACATTCCCGTCATCGATGAGAAGAACAAGTGCCTTGGAATGGACAAAAGGTTGAAGACTGCAGCTCTTTGCTTGCGAGCACTTCCTGATGCCGCTTTCGCACTGCATACTATAAATTATGTGTTTAGAATATTTGAAGAGGAAGACGACTGTTTTGAAATACTTCTCGAATGCTTTAGGAGTATATTAATTGGCGTTTTCCTTATCCTTCCCATCCCACAGGTAAGAGATTGAAATCTCAACTTTTGTTGCTTAAATAATGCAAACGTTTGAGTTCCTAAATAAGCTTTTAACTTAGGAGATATACCTATTTCATGCtaaaaatgttttaaaaaaaacccttgtATTACACTTATTCAATGGAGAcccaattttcatttaataatttatgacTATTTTGCCCTCTAagataaataatgaaaaaacaattaaCTTTTGAACATTTATggctatgaaaaaaaataaataacatataaaccaaattaaaaaaaaaatttataatacatGTATAATACACATAAGATGAAAGGGAAAGTTCCAGACTTCTGAGAGGAAAGAAGAGATAGCCAAGAGATAATTACATCAGcgagtataaatatatactaGGATTTTTACACAAAGGTTCTAGAGAGGTATTGAAGAAGATAAAAGAATATTCCTAAAGCATAATATACATGTTCATTGCAAGCTGTCCATGCCACATCTATTGGCTGACTCATGAATATTTTAGCGGAGGTGTAATTTTGGCCaggattttatataaattaaaaaaagaataataataagaaacaCAAATTACTCTCATCAAGGTAATATCCAAggagggaagaagaagaatatgcATAATGCATGGAAGGTTATGGtgttgaaaatgaagaagaagaaaaataatgatgaaTCAAAGAATTACAGATAGGGTTTTAAGCCTCTCTCCAATACATTTACATTTGAGAGTAAATATTGTCCTATACAAAAATACTCTAGAAAAGGTATCAAAGAATTCAAGTGAGGATATTTTAAAGTCTCATTCATTTCCATTACACATCACGCCGTCTTATGGAGTGCTTTTCCTGGTTTAAGTTCCTTGACCGGTTCGTTAGTGATGGAATATTTTAAACTTATATGATATGTATCTCATCTTATATATGTAGCTGGTCACCAAATGGATTGGTTTGATTCGTTTGAGAtctaaatcaaatcaatctaAATCAAATCAGTCTAAATCAGTCCAAACTGAGGTTTAAACGGAACCAGACCAGACCACTTATAAGATGTTGTTTTACCTTCGTCTGCATAGTTGTACTTGAAATTTTTATCATATTCTTGAAAAATCCATCGAATTAGATCGAAGTACTTGTGTGTATTTATATACACCTGTGTGGCATTTAGTTAGATTTATTTGCCCACAATAGCTATTACATAGTTAAGGTCTCTAACCAGCTGTTTTTTTCCCCAGTTGGCAATAgtagttttcttcttcaagtcAGGAGGCTCTGGACATTTCGGCCAAACAGTGACCACCGTGAACGTGTTCCTTGTTATGCATTATCTGGCCAGGGTTTTCTTAATCTACACATTCAGTAAATATCTcaagaacaaaaccaaaacaggGGTTCAAGCTgcattatattttttcttctacatTCTTTCTAGTCATGTAAGTTCTTCATCACCATAACTCATAAATCACAATTTTATGTCTTATCTTTAGCTTTGTAACTACTACTTGATCAAGTGCTCTTTTGGGACCATAATCACTTATAGGGAGAAACACCTTCCACGTGCTtttccatatatataattacttCAGTGATTTTGAGGAAAAGCACATGGAAGAAGTGATTCTCCATAAAAGTGATTATTGGCCTATCCCCAATCATTAACCAAAACTTGACTAACCTTTTTGAAGATGATCTAATCGTGAATAAACAGTTTGTGGTTAGGTACTTGGAGGTTTTTGGTATTTCTTTTCTATTCAACGAGAGATATCATGCTGGAACCAATCCTGTAAAAATGCTGTAAGTTGTGGACCTACTGATTATTGCAGTGGCAGTACTTCACGAAATATCACCTTCCTAAATGAGTTATGCCCgtcaaatccaccaaatgcTACCGTATTTAATTTTGGAATATTTCTTGATGCCATTCAATATGGAACCACAAGATCAATGCATTTTCCAACCAAGTTC belongs to Prunus persica cultivar Lovell chromosome G4, Prunus_persica_NCBIv2, whole genome shotgun sequence and includes:
- the LOC109948442 gene encoding cyclic nucleotide-gated ion channel 1-like isoform X2, producing MEGLPREEGEVTIPSSSRTIAPENSNDVLARVTHIVRTTIWYITNVVAYVAGYVRKQNGILWCIFSSCIAVSIDPLFFYIPVIDEKNKCLGMDKRLKTAALCLRALPDAAFALHTINYVFRIFEEEDDCFEILLECFRSILIGVFLILPIPQLAIVVFFFKSGGSGHFGQTVTTVNVFLVMHYLARVFLIYTFSKYLKNKTKTGVQAALYFFFYILSSHFVVRYLEVFGISFLFNERYHAGTNPVKML
- the LOC109948442 gene encoding cyclic nucleotide-gated ion channel 1-like isoform X1 — translated: MEGLPREEGEVTIPSSSRTIAPENSNDVLARVTHIVRTTIWYITNVVAYVAGYVRKQNGILWCIFSSCIAVSIDPLFFYIPVIDEKNKCLGMDKRLKTAALCLRALPDAAFALHTINYVFRIFEEEDDCFEILLECFRSILIGVFLILPIPQLAIVVFFFKSGGSGHFGQTVTTVNVFLVMHYLARVFLIYTFSKYLKNKTKTGVQAALYFFFYILSSHVLGGFWYFFSIQREISCWNQSCKNAVSCGPTDYCSGSTSRNITFLNELCPSNPPNATVFNFGIFLDAIQYGTTRSMHFPTKFFYCVWWGVRNLSNFGTNLQTSSYVWENCFAIIVSLIGLLLFLFLLGNLQIYMQQALIRSLAMEELRPKVLEKKKEIQMYMKMHSIPNYVVDLVLDNIGKKEWEKNIDGEVDVNYIFPVLDEYWRGCMRRHICLKMLEKVTSFFLFLFISFHYF